The Kineococcus radiotolerans SRS30216 = ATCC BAA-149 genomic interval ATCGCGGCGCACGACAGCCACGACGGGAGCGGCAACCTGCTGGACGCGGTCTACGGCGGCTCCGACCGCCGCGGCCGTGAAGACGTGACCGGAGGCCACTGACCCATGAAGCCTGAAACCTGGCTCTTCTCCGGCGGGATCCTGTTCTTCCTCCCCGTCGCGTTCGTTTACGGGCTGCTGACGCAGTGGGACGAGTGGGTGGGGTTCATCGCCCTGCTGCTCACCGGTGGTCTCGCCCTCCTGGTGGGGACGTACCTGACGATCACCGCCCGCCGCATCGACGAGCGTCCCGAGGACAACCCCCGCGCCGACATCAGCGAGGGGGCGGGGGAGCAGGGCTTCTTCTCCCCGCACTCGTGGTGGCCGCTGTACCTGGCCGCCGGTGGCGCCA includes:
- a CDS encoding cytochrome c oxidase subunit 4, whose amino-acid sequence is MKPETWLFSGGILFFLPVAFVYGLLTQWDEWVGFIALLLTGGLALLVGTYLTITARRIDERPEDNPRADISEGAGEQGFFSPHSWWPLYLAAGGAIAFFGVAVGWWLWLIGVVITIPMIVGWVFEYYKGEHAH